In Etheostoma spectabile isolate EspeVRDwgs_2016 chromosome 20, UIUC_Espe_1.0, whole genome shotgun sequence, the following are encoded in one genomic region:
- the mia2 gene encoding cTAGE family member 5 isoform X3: MEELKEVERAKEQEKIEGEEKRVQSHLEVLMENSIHSLSPTQKARESPESESSGKETHGENSSVFSEMSTKTQKRKAENPQMDEEKRKRENKKQEEVKEKQETENLEGERRTKGKEGSLKCSSELCPQASEDKFVGVDSVKKLSSTGEGTKETGKQNPVTDNDPILADRTGVSQMVPVDDTERDKDVRQEEEEKKGDDAKADEEREEQVEQKNNDLLHSGVSDQNSLPNQLSLSQTAENKEDDQLYSREADNTELSDDNVLPQGDNTKSEDTETSSKGISTENETEQIHSDYMMNTVEDTGREEREINVKHEDVRVNQGRDVSTGGTVFRTEEGMEISVSSSDPVERQAVISEQTAPRHPSGSSHLSDGHNKGAAETGSAGAFGLFKNAFSFFTETKESPESAPSLDSDTGETAEQGRDSTTDSSHVHMQDVHTDPPITLSQQQLQPLFTETQTSSPSPTQTRSHPSESSIQKKNLTKHYKNLLIYMSAYETTIMMELFGRHKLQFLDYILGSSETTTDDPDNDESILLDIERLLRYHRETLVAPSMRLTDAPQEDKEKTTTLIALQKLEMLLARVRETFNTAKASCVGESCSSHSKDKEMATEEDPSVCLDNHTPRDKWMGLDEEKDGGLSGGAGKEKVTEDKTKEEKGKRSGGESVSPESCPPIQPGSPQSPEGVMNQILDFVHQIAEDSTTHVCAVRELLVWLTEQIVSTLPDDIRPGPDLYGVPWEPVIITSVVGLVTMLLFTCRCYSSVKSRMYRGKEQWMAEQVAQLLDEKCKVLETLSKCQQEYDDLESSLRDSGVLAQTQKTEHLEVKARQLEHAKRELDKDLEELKDQLDQQREHRIEQEKRIAVLEESMKTFEEETKDLQSQEEQAQTTLKVYNMNSDRLQRNLETAGEENTLLQESNAQLRQQVEGWAERVSELEAEMSRCEVAHGGMLQDVANKDERIMSLTDRLLSMKAWDSDLEEEEDEEGEGKEASNGTAGKGKENGRGDILDSQGHLQKVQKLIFAAKLNADLKSVDEDKDRLFAKLNDEVKAKEDLQARIEELDNEKLSLQSDTEQYSDQVQTLQQKLQIMTEMYQENELKLHRLLTVEEKERMQKEEKLNKADKNITMAMEELSNYRQRAGEMEEELEKTKQSYQTQISAHEKKAHNNWLAARAAERELADIRRENALFRQKLTDTQFKLDALDKDPYALDSLARPLPFRVSRGPVEPPGGHGEMERSGGPHSDSGSNSPTWERDRRAPPPGPPGLSGYMFPEQGGPMYRRPPPGALGLLPPPGPLHPRGLPPLPPHPVDMADGSYRENSHGPGEQEHRESGPGDRRTPPEMDPRMGGAPPPGPPMGPMDGPYPRRSPYGPPPPDFYPPRGPGGPTMMPMWAPPPPGMMFPPRFPPGGPPHPHFAPPMRPPFPDGHLHPSMGLPPPQQPLPSPPHSQSPEEHTPSPEDAI, from the exons atggAAGAGTTAAAGGAGGTTGAGAGAGCAAAGGAACAAGAGAAGATAGAGGGTGAAGAAAAACGAGTGCAGTCTCATTTGGAGGTATTAATGGAAAACAGCATCCACTCTTTATCTCCCACTCAGAAAGCCAGGGAAAGCCCAGAGTCAGAGAGCAGCGGGAAAGAGACACACGGTGAGAACAGCTCTGTGTTCTCCGAAATGTCCACAAAGACTCAAAAGAGAAAGGCGGAAAACCCACAGATGGacgaagagaagagaaaaagagaaaacaagaaacAGGAGGAGGTTAAGGAAAAGCAGGAGACTGAGAATTTGGAGGGTGAGAGGAGGACCAAAGGGAAAGAAGGGAGCCTTAAATGTTCCAGTGAGCTTTGTCCTCAAGCCAGTGAAGACAAATTTGTGGGGGTTGATTCTGTAAAGAAGTTGAGCTCAACAGGTGAAGGGACAAAGGAGACAGGAAAGCAGAATCCAGTGACAGACAATGATCCAATATTAGCAGATAGGACAGGAGTGAGTCAGATGGTACCAGTTGATGACACGGAGAGAGATAAGGATGTAagacaggaggaggaagaaaaaaaaggtgatgaTGCTAAGGCCgatgaggagagagaagagcaggttgagcaaaaaaacaatgatctGCTACATTCCGGGGTGAGTGACCAAAACAGCCTGCCTAATCAACTTTCACTTAGCCAGACAGCTGAGAACAAAGAAGATGATCAATTATATTCCAGAGAGGCAGACAACACGGAGCTTTCTGACGACAATGTGCTCCCTCAGGGAGATAACACTAAGTCTGAAGACACTGAAACCAGCAGCAAAGGGATTTCCACTGAGAATGAAACTGAGCAAATACACTCTGATTATATGATGAACACAGTGGAGGACACAggcagggaggagagggagatcAACGTGAAGCATGAGGATGTAAGGGTGAATCAGGGCAGAGATGTGAGTACAGGTGGGACCGTATTCAGGACAGAGGAAGGAATGGAGATTTCAGTTTCGTCCAGTGACCCTGTTGAACGCCAGGCTGTGATATCTGAACAAACTGCTCCTCGACATCCATCTGGTTCTTCACATCTGTCTGATGGCCACAATAAAGGAGCAGCAGAGACTGGAAGTGCAGGAGCATTCGGCCTTTTCAAAAACGCCTTTAGCTTTTTCACTGAAACTAAGGAATCCCCAGAATCTGCCCCAAGTTTGGATTCGGACACAGGTGAGACAGCTGAGCAAGGACGGGATTCAACCACTGATTCAAGTCATGTTCACATGCAAGATGTGCACACAGACCCTCCCATCACCTTGTCACAACAGCAGCTGCAGCCTCTCTTTACAGAGACCCAGACATCATCTCCTTCCCCAACGCAGACCCGTTCTCATCCCTCAGAAAGCtccatccaaaaaaaaaacctcaccaAACATTACAAGAACCTTCTCATCTACATGAGCGCGTATGAGACAACTATTATGATGGAGCTCTTCGGACGACACAAGCTGCAGTTTTTGGATTACATTTTAGGGAGCTCAGAAACCACGACCGATGACCCAGATAATGACGAATCGATATTGTTGGATATAGAGAGGCTTTTGCGTTATCACAGGGAGACACTGGTCGCTCCTAGCATGAGGCTCACGGATGCACCTCAGGaggacaaagaaaagaccacCACGCTCATCGCACTTCAGAAGCTAGAAATGCTGTTGGCAAGAGTGAGAGAGACTTTCAACACAG CTAAGGCCAGCTGTGTTGGTGAATCCTGTTCAAGTCACAGTAAAGATAAGGAAATGGCCACTGAGGAAGATCCTTCTGTATGCCTGGATAACCACACTCCAAGAGATAAATGGATGGGGCTGGATGAAGAGAAAGACGGAGGACTGAGTGGAGGCGCAGGAAAAGAGAAGGTGACTGAGGATAAGACAAAAGAAGAGAAGGGAAAAAGAAGTGGAGGAGAGAGCGTGTCCCCCGAGTCCTGTCCTCCGATTCAGCCAGGATCACCACAGTCCCCGGAAG GGGTAATGAATCAAATTCTGGACTTTGTTCATCAGATCGCTGAAGATTCAACCACTCATGTTTGTGCAGTGAGAGAGCTCCTCGTATGGCTCACTGAACAG ATTGTATCAACACTGCCTGATGACATCAGACCCGGGCCAGACCTGTATGGGGTCCCATGGGAACCAGTCATCATCACCAGTGTGGTGGGGCTGGTGACAATGCTGTTGTTCACCTGTAGATGTTATAGCTCT GTCAAAAGCAGAATGTATCGAG GTAAGGAGCAGTGGATGGCTGAGCAGGTTGCACAGCTGCTGGATGAGAAGTGTAAAGTCCTTGAGACTCTCAGCAAATGTCAACAAGAG TATGATGACCTGGAGAGCTCACTGAGGGACAGTGGTGTCTTGGCCCAAACTCAAAAGACAGAACATCTTGAG GTTAAAGCCAGACAGTTGGAACATGCTAAAAGGGAGCTTGACAAGGATCTGGAAGAGCTAAAGGATCAACTGGACCAACAGAGAGAACACAGGATAGAGCAAGAAAAGAGG ATTGCAGTGCTTGAAGAAAGcatgaaaacatttgaagaagAAACCAAAGACCTCCAGTCACAGGAAGAGCAG GCTCAAACCACTCTGAAAGTGTACAATATGAACAGTGACAGACTACAGAGGAATCTGGAAACAGCTGGAGAAGAGAACACACTGTTACAGGAGAGCAATGCTCAG TTGAGGCAGCAGGTGGAGGGATGGGCAGAAAGAGTAAGTGAGTTGGAGGCGGAGATGAGCAGGTGTGAGGTTGCCCACGGGGGGATGCTGCAGGATGTGGCCAACAAGGATGAGCGTATAATG TCCTTGACAGATCGTCTGCTGAGCATGAAAGCTTGGGATTCAGacctggaggaagaggaagatgaggaagGAGAAGGGAAGGAGGCATCCAATGGTACAgcagggaaaggaaaggaaaatggGAGAGGAGACATTTTGGACTCACAAGGCCATCTCCAGAAAGTCCAGAAACTTATCTTTGCTGCTAAG CTGAATGCAGACCTCAAATCAGTAGATGAAGACAAAGACCGATTATTTGCCAAACTGAATGATGAAGTCAAAGCTAAAGAAGACCTGCAAG CGAGAATTGAGGAGCTGGATAATGAGAAATTATCTCTGCAGTCGGACACTGAGCAGTACTCAGATCAG GTTCAAACATTACAACAGAAACTCCAGATTATGACAGAAATGTACCAGGAAAATGAGCTTAAATTACACAG GCTGCTGACAGTGGAGGAGAAGGAGCGCATGCAGAAAGAAGAGAAGTTAAATAAAGCCGACAAAAACATTACTATGGCCATGGAAGAACTCAGCAACTATAG ACAACGAGcaggagagatggaggaagagCTGGAGAAAACCAAACAGTCTTACCAGACTCAAATATCAGCACATGAGAAGAAGGCTCACAATAACTGG CTGGCAGCCCGAGCAGCAGAAAGAGAGCTAGCAGATATCCGGAGAGAGAACGCCCTCTTCAGACAGAA gctgacagacacacagtttAAACTGGACGCCCTCGACAAAGATCCCTACGCCTTGGACAGCCTGGCTAGACCACTGCCTTTCAGAG TGTCTCGAGGTCCAGTAGAGCCCCCAGGTGGCCACGGAGAGATGGAGCGGAGTGGAGGTCCTCATTCGGACAGTGGCTCAAACTCTCCAACATGGGAGAGAGATCGTAGGGCCCCCCCACCAGGAcccccag gtctctcaggcTATATGTTCCCAGAACAAGGAGGTCCGATGTACAGGAGACCTCCTCCAGGAGCTCTGGGCCTCTTGCCTCCACCCGGCCCCCTCCATCCTAGGGGTCTCCCCCCATTACCCCCTCACCCTGTAGACATGGCGG ATGGCTCATACAGAGAAAACAGCCATGGGCCTGGTGAACAGGAACACAGAGAG TCGGGTCCTGGTGACCGAAGGACTCCCCCTGAAATGGATCCAAGGATGGGGGGCGCACCCCCACCTGGACCCCCGATGGGTCCAATGGACGGTCCCTATCCTCGTAGATCCCCATATGGACCCCCACCTCCTGACTTTTACCCTCCTAGGGGACCTGGGGGCCCTACCATGATGCCTA TGTGGGCCCCTCCTCCTCCAGGGATGATGTTCCCTCCTCGTTTCCCTCCAGGTGGACCTCCTCATCCTCACTTTGCTCCCCCCATGCGGCCCCCTTTTCCAGACGGCCACCTACATCCTTCCATGGGTCTTCCCCCTCCTCAGCAGCCTCTCCCCTCCCCACCACACAGCCAGTCGCCAGAGGAGCACACGCCCTCGCCTGAAGATGCCATTTGA
- the mia2 gene encoding cTAGE family member 5 isoform X4: protein MEELKEVERAKEQEKIEGEEKRVQSHLEVLMENSIHSLSPTQKARESPESESSGKETHGENSSVFSEMSTKTQKRKAENPQMDEEKRKRENKKQEEVKEKQETENLEGERRTKGKEGSLKCSSELCPQASEDKFVGVDSVKKLSSTGEGTKETGKQNPVTDNDPILADRTGVSQMVPVDDTERDKDVRQEEEEKKGDDAKADEEREEQVEQKNNDLLHSGVSDQNSLPNQLSLSQTAENKEDDQLYSREADNTELSDDNVLPQGDNTKSEDTETSSKGISTENETEQIHSDYMMNTVEDTGREEREINVKHEDVRVNQGRDVSTGGTVFRTEEGMEISVSSSDPVERQAVISEQTAPRHPSGSSHLSDGHNKGAAETGSAGAFGLFKNAFSFFTETKESPESAPSLDSDTGETAEQGRDSTTDSSHVHMQDVHTDPPITLSQQQLQPLFTETQTSSPSPTQTRSHPSESSIQKKNLTKHYKNLLIYMSAYETTIMMELFGRHKLQFLDYILGSSETTTDDPDNDESILLDIERLLRYHRETLVAPSMRLTDAPQEDKEKTTTLIALQKLEMLLARVRETFNTAKASCVGESCSSHSKDKEMATEEDPSVCLDNHTPRDKWMGLDEEKDGGLSGGAGKEKVTEDKTKEEKGKRSGGESVSPESCPPIQPGSPQSPEGVMNQILDFVHQIAEDSTTHVCAVRELLVWLTEQIVSTLPDDIRPGPDLYGVPWEPVIITSVVGLVTMLLFTCRCYSSVKSRMYRGKEQWMAEQVAQLLDEKCKVLETLSKCQQEYDDLESSLRDSGVLAQTQKTEHLEVKARQLEHAKRELDKDLEELKDQLDQQREHRIEQEKRIAVLEESMKTFEEETKDLQSQEEQAQTTLKVYNMNSDRLQRNLETAGEENTLLQESNAQLRQQVEGWAERVSELEAEMSRCEVAHGGMLQDVANKDERIMSLTDRLLSMKAWDSDLEEEEDEEGEGKEASNGTAGKGKENGRGDILDSQGHLQKVQKLIFAAKLNADLKSVDEDKDRLFAKLNDEVKAKEDLQARIEELDNEKLSLQSDTEQYSDQVQTLQQKLQIMTEMYQENELKLHRLLTVEEKERMQKEEKLNKADKNITMAMEELSNYRQRAGEMEEELEKTKQSYQTQISAHEKKAHNNWLAARAAERELADIRRENALFRQKLTDTQFKLDALDKDPYALDSLARPLPFRVSRGPVEPPGGHGEMERSGGPHSDSGSNSPTWERDRRAPPPGPPGYMFPEQGGPMYRRPPPGALGLLPPPGPLHPRGLPPLPPHPVDMADGSYRENSHGPGEQEHRESGPGDRRTPPEMDPRMGGAPPPGPPMGPMDGPYPRRSPYGPPPPDFYPPRGPGGPTMMPMWAPPPPGMMFPPRFPPGGPPHPHFAPPMRPPFPDGHLHPSMGLPPPQQPLPSPPHSQSPEEHTPSPEDAI from the exons atggAAGAGTTAAAGGAGGTTGAGAGAGCAAAGGAACAAGAGAAGATAGAGGGTGAAGAAAAACGAGTGCAGTCTCATTTGGAGGTATTAATGGAAAACAGCATCCACTCTTTATCTCCCACTCAGAAAGCCAGGGAAAGCCCAGAGTCAGAGAGCAGCGGGAAAGAGACACACGGTGAGAACAGCTCTGTGTTCTCCGAAATGTCCACAAAGACTCAAAAGAGAAAGGCGGAAAACCCACAGATGGacgaagagaagagaaaaagagaaaacaagaaacAGGAGGAGGTTAAGGAAAAGCAGGAGACTGAGAATTTGGAGGGTGAGAGGAGGACCAAAGGGAAAGAAGGGAGCCTTAAATGTTCCAGTGAGCTTTGTCCTCAAGCCAGTGAAGACAAATTTGTGGGGGTTGATTCTGTAAAGAAGTTGAGCTCAACAGGTGAAGGGACAAAGGAGACAGGAAAGCAGAATCCAGTGACAGACAATGATCCAATATTAGCAGATAGGACAGGAGTGAGTCAGATGGTACCAGTTGATGACACGGAGAGAGATAAGGATGTAagacaggaggaggaagaaaaaaaaggtgatgaTGCTAAGGCCgatgaggagagagaagagcaggttgagcaaaaaaacaatgatctGCTACATTCCGGGGTGAGTGACCAAAACAGCCTGCCTAATCAACTTTCACTTAGCCAGACAGCTGAGAACAAAGAAGATGATCAATTATATTCCAGAGAGGCAGACAACACGGAGCTTTCTGACGACAATGTGCTCCCTCAGGGAGATAACACTAAGTCTGAAGACACTGAAACCAGCAGCAAAGGGATTTCCACTGAGAATGAAACTGAGCAAATACACTCTGATTATATGATGAACACAGTGGAGGACACAggcagggaggagagggagatcAACGTGAAGCATGAGGATGTAAGGGTGAATCAGGGCAGAGATGTGAGTACAGGTGGGACCGTATTCAGGACAGAGGAAGGAATGGAGATTTCAGTTTCGTCCAGTGACCCTGTTGAACGCCAGGCTGTGATATCTGAACAAACTGCTCCTCGACATCCATCTGGTTCTTCACATCTGTCTGATGGCCACAATAAAGGAGCAGCAGAGACTGGAAGTGCAGGAGCATTCGGCCTTTTCAAAAACGCCTTTAGCTTTTTCACTGAAACTAAGGAATCCCCAGAATCTGCCCCAAGTTTGGATTCGGACACAGGTGAGACAGCTGAGCAAGGACGGGATTCAACCACTGATTCAAGTCATGTTCACATGCAAGATGTGCACACAGACCCTCCCATCACCTTGTCACAACAGCAGCTGCAGCCTCTCTTTACAGAGACCCAGACATCATCTCCTTCCCCAACGCAGACCCGTTCTCATCCCTCAGAAAGCtccatccaaaaaaaaaacctcaccaAACATTACAAGAACCTTCTCATCTACATGAGCGCGTATGAGACAACTATTATGATGGAGCTCTTCGGACGACACAAGCTGCAGTTTTTGGATTACATTTTAGGGAGCTCAGAAACCACGACCGATGACCCAGATAATGACGAATCGATATTGTTGGATATAGAGAGGCTTTTGCGTTATCACAGGGAGACACTGGTCGCTCCTAGCATGAGGCTCACGGATGCACCTCAGGaggacaaagaaaagaccacCACGCTCATCGCACTTCAGAAGCTAGAAATGCTGTTGGCAAGAGTGAGAGAGACTTTCAACACAG CTAAGGCCAGCTGTGTTGGTGAATCCTGTTCAAGTCACAGTAAAGATAAGGAAATGGCCACTGAGGAAGATCCTTCTGTATGCCTGGATAACCACACTCCAAGAGATAAATGGATGGGGCTGGATGAAGAGAAAGACGGAGGACTGAGTGGAGGCGCAGGAAAAGAGAAGGTGACTGAGGATAAGACAAAAGAAGAGAAGGGAAAAAGAAGTGGAGGAGAGAGCGTGTCCCCCGAGTCCTGTCCTCCGATTCAGCCAGGATCACCACAGTCCCCGGAAG GGGTAATGAATCAAATTCTGGACTTTGTTCATCAGATCGCTGAAGATTCAACCACTCATGTTTGTGCAGTGAGAGAGCTCCTCGTATGGCTCACTGAACAG ATTGTATCAACACTGCCTGATGACATCAGACCCGGGCCAGACCTGTATGGGGTCCCATGGGAACCAGTCATCATCACCAGTGTGGTGGGGCTGGTGACAATGCTGTTGTTCACCTGTAGATGTTATAGCTCT GTCAAAAGCAGAATGTATCGAG GTAAGGAGCAGTGGATGGCTGAGCAGGTTGCACAGCTGCTGGATGAGAAGTGTAAAGTCCTTGAGACTCTCAGCAAATGTCAACAAGAG TATGATGACCTGGAGAGCTCACTGAGGGACAGTGGTGTCTTGGCCCAAACTCAAAAGACAGAACATCTTGAG GTTAAAGCCAGACAGTTGGAACATGCTAAAAGGGAGCTTGACAAGGATCTGGAAGAGCTAAAGGATCAACTGGACCAACAGAGAGAACACAGGATAGAGCAAGAAAAGAGG ATTGCAGTGCTTGAAGAAAGcatgaaaacatttgaagaagAAACCAAAGACCTCCAGTCACAGGAAGAGCAG GCTCAAACCACTCTGAAAGTGTACAATATGAACAGTGACAGACTACAGAGGAATCTGGAAACAGCTGGAGAAGAGAACACACTGTTACAGGAGAGCAATGCTCAG TTGAGGCAGCAGGTGGAGGGATGGGCAGAAAGAGTAAGTGAGTTGGAGGCGGAGATGAGCAGGTGTGAGGTTGCCCACGGGGGGATGCTGCAGGATGTGGCCAACAAGGATGAGCGTATAATG TCCTTGACAGATCGTCTGCTGAGCATGAAAGCTTGGGATTCAGacctggaggaagaggaagatgaggaagGAGAAGGGAAGGAGGCATCCAATGGTACAgcagggaaaggaaaggaaaatggGAGAGGAGACATTTTGGACTCACAAGGCCATCTCCAGAAAGTCCAGAAACTTATCTTTGCTGCTAAG CTGAATGCAGACCTCAAATCAGTAGATGAAGACAAAGACCGATTATTTGCCAAACTGAATGATGAAGTCAAAGCTAAAGAAGACCTGCAAG CGAGAATTGAGGAGCTGGATAATGAGAAATTATCTCTGCAGTCGGACACTGAGCAGTACTCAGATCAG GTTCAAACATTACAACAGAAACTCCAGATTATGACAGAAATGTACCAGGAAAATGAGCTTAAATTACACAG GCTGCTGACAGTGGAGGAGAAGGAGCGCATGCAGAAAGAAGAGAAGTTAAATAAAGCCGACAAAAACATTACTATGGCCATGGAAGAACTCAGCAACTATAG ACAACGAGcaggagagatggaggaagagCTGGAGAAAACCAAACAGTCTTACCAGACTCAAATATCAGCACATGAGAAGAAGGCTCACAATAACTGG CTGGCAGCCCGAGCAGCAGAAAGAGAGCTAGCAGATATCCGGAGAGAGAACGCCCTCTTCAGACAGAA gctgacagacacacagtttAAACTGGACGCCCTCGACAAAGATCCCTACGCCTTGGACAGCCTGGCTAGACCACTGCCTTTCAGAG TGTCTCGAGGTCCAGTAGAGCCCCCAGGTGGCCACGGAGAGATGGAGCGGAGTGGAGGTCCTCATTCGGACAGTGGCTCAAACTCTCCAACATGGGAGAGAGATCGTAGGGCCCCCCCACCAGGAcccccag gcTATATGTTCCCAGAACAAGGAGGTCCGATGTACAGGAGACCTCCTCCAGGAGCTCTGGGCCTCTTGCCTCCACCCGGCCCCCTCCATCCTAGGGGTCTCCCCCCATTACCCCCTCACCCTGTAGACATGGCGG ATGGCTCATACAGAGAAAACAGCCATGGGCCTGGTGAACAGGAACACAGAGAG TCGGGTCCTGGTGACCGAAGGACTCCCCCTGAAATGGATCCAAGGATGGGGGGCGCACCCCCACCTGGACCCCCGATGGGTCCAATGGACGGTCCCTATCCTCGTAGATCCCCATATGGACCCCCACCTCCTGACTTTTACCCTCCTAGGGGACCTGGGGGCCCTACCATGATGCCTA TGTGGGCCCCTCCTCCTCCAGGGATGATGTTCCCTCCTCGTTTCCCTCCAGGTGGACCTCCTCATCCTCACTTTGCTCCCCCCATGCGGCCCCCTTTTCCAGACGGCCACCTACATCCTTCCATGGGTCTTCCCCCTCCTCAGCAGCCTCTCCCCTCCCCACCACACAGCCAGTCGCCAGAGGAGCACACGCCCTCGCCTGAAGATGCCATTTGA
- the mia2 gene encoding cTAGE family member 5 isoform X6, translating to MDENEDVSIVSTLPDDIRPGPDLYGVPWEPVIITSVVGLVTMLLFTCRCYSSVKSRMYRGKEQWMAEQVAQLLDEKCKVLETLSKCQQEYDDLESSLRDSGVLAQTQKTEHLEVKARQLEHAKRELDKDLEELKDQLDQQREHRIEQEKRIAVLEESMKTFEEETKDLQSQEEQAQTTLKVYNMNSDRLQRNLETAGEENTLLQESNAQLRQQVEGWAERVSELEAEMSRCEVAHGGMLQDVANKDERIMSLTDRLLSMKAWDSDLEEEEDEEGEGKEASNGTAGKGKENGRGDILDSQGHLQKVQKLIFAAKLNADLKSVDEDKDRLFAKLNDEVKAKEDLQARIEELDNEKLSLQSDTEQYSDQVQTLQQKLQIMTEMYQENELKLHRLLTVEEKERMQKEEKLNKADKNITMAMEELSNYRQRAGEMEEELEKTKQSYQTQISAHEKKAHNNWLAARAAERELADIRRENALFRQKLTDTQFKLDALDKDPYALDSLARPLPFRAERSPYGPSPLGRPASETRAFLSPPTLMDGPPARLSPRVSRGPVEPPGGHGEMERSGGPHSDSGSNSPTWERDRRAPPPGPPGLSGYMFPEQGGPMYRRPPPGALGLLPPPGPLHPRGLPPLPPHPVDMADGSYRENSHGPGEQEHRESGPGDRRTPPEMDPRMGGAPPPGPPMGPMDGPYPRRSPYGPPPPDFYPPRGPGGPTMMPMWAPPPPGMMFPPRFPPGGPPHPHFAPPMRPPFPDGHLHPSMGLPPPQQPLPSPPHSQSPEEHTPSPEDAI from the exons ATGGACGAAAATGAGGACGTGTCG ATTGTATCAACACTGCCTGATGACATCAGACCCGGGCCAGACCTGTATGGGGTCCCATGGGAACCAGTCATCATCACCAGTGTGGTGGGGCTGGTGACAATGCTGTTGTTCACCTGTAGATGTTATAGCTCT GTCAAAAGCAGAATGTATCGAG GTAAGGAGCAGTGGATGGCTGAGCAGGTTGCACAGCTGCTGGATGAGAAGTGTAAAGTCCTTGAGACTCTCAGCAAATGTCAACAAGAG TATGATGACCTGGAGAGCTCACTGAGGGACAGTGGTGTCTTGGCCCAAACTCAAAAGACAGAACATCTTGAG GTTAAAGCCAGACAGTTGGAACATGCTAAAAGGGAGCTTGACAAGGATCTGGAAGAGCTAAAGGATCAACTGGACCAACAGAGAGAACACAGGATAGAGCAAGAAAAGAGG ATTGCAGTGCTTGAAGAAAGcatgaaaacatttgaagaagAAACCAAAGACCTCCAGTCACAGGAAGAGCAG GCTCAAACCACTCTGAAAGTGTACAATATGAACAGTGACAGACTACAGAGGAATCTGGAAACAGCTGGAGAAGAGAACACACTGTTACAGGAGAGCAATGCTCAG TTGAGGCAGCAGGTGGAGGGATGGGCAGAAAGAGTAAGTGAGTTGGAGGCGGAGATGAGCAGGTGTGAGGTTGCCCACGGGGGGATGCTGCAGGATGTGGCCAACAAGGATGAGCGTATAATG TCCTTGACAGATCGTCTGCTGAGCATGAAAGCTTGGGATTCAGacctggaggaagaggaagatgaggaagGAGAAGGGAAGGAGGCATCCAATGGTACAgcagggaaaggaaaggaaaatggGAGAGGAGACATTTTGGACTCACAAGGCCATCTCCAGAAAGTCCAGAAACTTATCTTTGCTGCTAAG CTGAATGCAGACCTCAAATCAGTAGATGAAGACAAAGACCGATTATTTGCCAAACTGAATGATGAAGTCAAAGCTAAAGAAGACCTGCAAG CGAGAATTGAGGAGCTGGATAATGAGAAATTATCTCTGCAGTCGGACACTGAGCAGTACTCAGATCAG GTTCAAACATTACAACAGAAACTCCAGATTATGACAGAAATGTACCAGGAAAATGAGCTTAAATTACACAG GCTGCTGACAGTGGAGGAGAAGGAGCGCATGCAGAAAGAAGAGAAGTTAAATAAAGCCGACAAAAACATTACTATGGCCATGGAAGAACTCAGCAACTATAG ACAACGAGcaggagagatggaggaagagCTGGAGAAAACCAAACAGTCTTACCAGACTCAAATATCAGCACATGAGAAGAAGGCTCACAATAACTGG CTGGCAGCCCGAGCAGCAGAAAGAGAGCTAGCAGATATCCGGAGAGAGAACGCCCTCTTCAGACAGAA gctgacagacacacagtttAAACTGGACGCCCTCGACAAAGATCCCTACGCCTTGGACAGCCTGGCTAGACCACTGCCTTTCAGAG CTGAAAGGTCACCATACGGTCCATCTCCTCTGGGTCGACCTGCATCTGAAACCAGAGCTTTTCTGTCTCCTCCTACATTAATGGACGGACCACCTGCTAGACTGTCTCCACgag TGTCTCGAGGTCCAGTAGAGCCCCCAGGTGGCCACGGAGAGATGGAGCGGAGTGGAGGTCCTCATTCGGACAGTGGCTCAAACTCTCCAACATGGGAGAGAGATCGTAGGGCCCCCCCACCAGGAcccccag gtctctcaggcTATATGTTCCCAGAACAAGGAGGTCCGATGTACAGGAGACCTCCTCCAGGAGCTCTGGGCCTCTTGCCTCCACCCGGCCCCCTCCATCCTAGGGGTCTCCCCCCATTACCCCCTCACCCTGTAGACATGGCGG ATGGCTCATACAGAGAAAACAGCCATGGGCCTGGTGAACAGGAACACAGAGAG TCGGGTCCTGGTGACCGAAGGACTCCCCCTGAAATGGATCCAAGGATGGGGGGCGCACCCCCACCTGGACCCCCGATGGGTCCAATGGACGGTCCCTATCCTCGTAGATCCCCATATGGACCCCCACCTCCTGACTTTTACCCTCCTAGGGGACCTGGGGGCCCTACCATGATGCCTA TGTGGGCCCCTCCTCCTCCAGGGATGATGTTCCCTCCTCGTTTCCCTCCAGGTGGACCTCCTCATCCTCACTTTGCTCCCCCCATGCGGCCCCCTTTTCCAGACGGCCACCTACATCCTTCCATGGGTCTTCCCCCTCCTCAGCAGCCTCTCCCCTCCCCACCACACAGCCAGTCGCCAGAGGAGCACACGCCCTCGCCTGAAGATGCCATTTGA